One window from the genome of Haloprofundus halobius encodes:
- a CDS encoding universal stress protein, protein MTGGNLVGEPKGEIMASDLFDKVFVPIAGPDDAANTARIIYHFAHEDSHVIVVHVIEKGEGVPDKASVEQRQGFAEEAYESFLDVFPDNGPTLEFRTLYGRNVGATIRIAAEEEKATAIAFVPRAGNKWIKFLTGDVTAELLKQSKIPVIALPKEQERIVFAHDA, encoded by the coding sequence ATGACCGGAGGAAATTTGGTCGGAGAGCCAAAAGGAGAGATAATGGCTTCCGATTTATTCGACAAAGTGTTTGTACCGATCGCTGGTCCAGACGACGCAGCGAATACTGCCCGAATCATCTACCACTTTGCTCATGAGGATTCACACGTCATTGTTGTTCACGTCATTGAGAAAGGTGAAGGCGTACCCGACAAGGCATCCGTTGAACAGCGTCAAGGTTTCGCTGAGGAAGCATATGAATCCTTTTTGGATGTCTTCCCCGATAACGGACCAACGCTTGAATTCCGTACATTATATGGGCGTAACGTTGGAGCAACGATTCGAATAGCCGCTGAAGAAGAAAAAGCGACCGCAATTGCGTTCGTCCCACGAGCCGGGAACAAATGGATTAAATTCCTCACTGGAGATGTCACGGCTGAGCTACTCAAACAGAGCAAAATCCCGGTGATTGCACTCCCGAAGGAGCAAGAGAGAATCGTTTTCGCCCATGATGCGTGA
- a CDS encoding sulfatase-like hydrolase/transferase, whose translation MNVLLVTVDSLRADRVDDRVMPFARSFADGALEFTECVANGPSTPASFPAIHASRHFASIEGLGIPESEGKTERGVVTLAERLRENGYATAGFTDNHFASGSYHYDRGFDLMHDASGSAEAGKLKQFVQSNLDKSGPLFRTIERVYNRVDAAMATASGGDASEYERAESLNRRFLDWVDTVPDEQPWFAWLHYMDVHHPYEAPDEYQRRFLDAPRSVADCRRLSRKGTHHPEEMTDEEWETIRCLYDAECAYTDAQFAALVGALEERGARDETAVCLTADHGELVGEHDHAGHPPEFWEGVVRVPFVLDGLGSEHEDGTLGGQIRLLDTAPTLAEAVGVDAPPAWQGESALELVRGDVDAREYAFGDVGRQVDYGRCYARRADGWKLLRHADDGEFFFDVRETPEERPEDDRRESNPDEYEALSAALDEHRERMRRLRSGDVAVDEDDEMVEQHLRDLGYVE comes from the coding sequence ATGAACGTCCTCCTCGTCACCGTCGACTCGCTGCGCGCCGACCGGGTGGACGACCGGGTGATGCCGTTCGCCCGGTCGTTCGCCGACGGCGCACTAGAGTTCACGGAGTGCGTCGCTAACGGGCCGTCGACGCCCGCGTCGTTCCCGGCGATTCACGCGAGTCGTCACTTCGCGAGCATCGAAGGGCTGGGCATTCCCGAATCCGAGGGAAAAACGGAACGCGGTGTGGTGACGCTCGCCGAGCGACTCCGCGAGAACGGCTACGCCACCGCGGGCTTCACGGACAACCACTTCGCCAGCGGCAGTTACCACTACGACCGCGGCTTCGACCTGATGCACGACGCCAGCGGGTCCGCCGAAGCGGGAAAGTTGAAGCAGTTCGTCCAGTCGAACCTCGACAAAAGTGGTCCCCTCTTTCGGACCATCGAGCGCGTCTACAACCGCGTCGACGCCGCGATGGCGACGGCCTCCGGCGGCGACGCCAGCGAGTACGAGCGCGCCGAGTCGCTGAACCGGCGCTTCCTCGACTGGGTCGACACGGTGCCGGACGAGCAACCGTGGTTCGCGTGGCTGCACTACATGGACGTCCACCACCCCTACGAGGCTCCCGACGAGTACCAACGGCGGTTCCTCGACGCGCCGCGCAGCGTCGCCGACTGCCGCCGCCTCTCGCGGAAAGGCACCCACCACCCCGAGGAGATGACCGACGAGGAGTGGGAGACGATTCGCTGCCTCTACGACGCCGAGTGCGCCTACACCGACGCCCAGTTCGCGGCGCTCGTCGGCGCGTTGGAGGAGCGGGGAGCGCGGGACGAAACCGCGGTCTGTCTCACCGCCGATCACGGCGAACTCGTCGGCGAACACGACCACGCCGGGCATCCACCCGAGTTCTGGGAAGGCGTCGTCCGCGTGCCGTTCGTTCTCGACGGTCTCGGCTCAGAACACGAGGACGGGACCCTCGGCGGCCAGATTCGACTGCTCGACACCGCGCCGACGCTCGCCGAGGCGGTGGGCGTCGACGCCCCGCCGGCGTGGCAGGGCGAGTCGGCGCTCGAACTCGTCCGCGGCGACGTCGACGCCCGCGAGTACGCCTTCGGCGACGTGGGTCGGCAGGTCGACTACGGTCGCTGTTACGCCCGGCGCGCCGACGGCTGGAAACTGCTCCGCCACGCCGACGACGGCGAGTTCTTCTTCGACGTGCGGGAGACGCCCGAGGAACGACCGGAAGACGACCGCCGGGAGTCGAACCCCGACGAGTACGAAGCGCTGAGCGCGGCGCTGGACGAGCATCGAGAACGGATGCGTCGCCTCCGCAGCGGCGACGTCGCCGTCGACGAGGACGACGAGATGGTCGAACAACACCTGCGGGATCTGGGGTACGTGGAATGA
- a CDS encoding glycosyltransferase family 4 protein has product MKVLQVTHRYPPRAGGVETHVQRVSEELVARGHQVTVVTADAGADVSGRERRDGVRIRRCRGVAPGGAFHFAPGVARVVADAAGDADVVHAHNYHSFPLALAALGSGSRPFVVTPHYHGASADSVRNRLLALYRPIGARALRRADAVVAVSGWERERLRKDFGVDATVIPNGLDVQRFENATPLARERPRPYLLTVGRLVEYKGVQHAIRALGSLPEYDLLVAGSGPYRTELETLARETGVSDRIEFLGFVDDDDLPSLYAGAAAHLALSTHEAYGMTVAESLAAGTPALVREAGALVDWAERADCLGVSRVDPETVADAVRRVVGLDAPATPLPTWTEVVDELESRYRALLPSDAESRP; this is encoded by the coding sequence ATGAAGGTTCTTCAAGTCACCCACCGCTATCCGCCCCGCGCGGGCGGCGTCGAGACGCACGTCCAACGAGTCAGCGAGGAACTCGTCGCGCGCGGTCACCAGGTCACCGTCGTCACCGCCGACGCCGGGGCCGACGTCTCCGGGCGCGAGCGACGAGACGGCGTCCGAATCCGGAGATGTCGCGGCGTCGCCCCCGGCGGTGCGTTCCACTTCGCACCGGGCGTCGCGCGGGTCGTCGCCGACGCGGCCGGCGACGCCGATGTCGTCCACGCGCACAACTACCACTCGTTTCCGCTCGCGTTGGCCGCTCTCGGAAGCGGATCGCGGCCGTTCGTCGTCACGCCGCACTACCACGGGGCGAGCGCCGACAGCGTCCGGAACCGGTTACTCGCCCTCTACCGACCCATCGGCGCGCGGGCGCTCCGCCGCGCCGACGCCGTCGTCGCGGTCAGCGGGTGGGAGCGGGAGCGATTGAGGAAGGATTTCGGCGTCGACGCGACGGTGATTCCGAACGGCCTCGACGTCCAACGGTTCGAGAACGCGACGCCGCTCGCCCGCGAGCGCCCACGGCCGTACCTGCTCACGGTCGGGCGACTCGTCGAGTACAAAGGCGTCCAGCACGCGATTCGGGCGCTCGGGTCGCTCCCGGAGTACGACCTGCTCGTCGCCGGGAGCGGCCCCTATCGAACGGAACTGGAGACGCTCGCCCGCGAAACCGGCGTGTCCGACCGCATCGAGTTTCTCGGCTTCGTCGACGACGATGACCTGCCGAGTCTCTACGCGGGCGCGGCGGCGCACCTCGCGCTCTCCACACACGAGGCGTACGGGATGACCGTCGCCGAGTCGCTCGCCGCCGGGACGCCCGCGCTTGTCAGGGAGGCGGGGGCGCTCGTCGACTGGGCCGAGCGGGCGGACTGTCTGGGCGTCTCGCGCGTCGACCCCGAGACGGTGGCCGACGCCGTTCGGCGCGTCGTCGGACTCGACGCGCCCGCGACGCCGCTGCCGACGTGGACCGAGGTGGTCGACGAACTCGAATCGAGGTACCGTGCGCTTTTACCCTCCGACGCGGAGAGTCGGCCATGA
- a CDS encoding glycosyltransferase, which yields MKRLARLSGLFFFLAGLPYALFLLLLGLVRPAGSPADKRPTEPTVSVVLPTYNEERIVENKLEDILSLDYPMEKVEVVVVDSSNDATPELVEAFFEERDAPTLTLIREDERRGLAIALNEAYAAASNEVVVKTDCDSKIALDALREAVANLADPDVQGVTGRNVDVLGGSEVEEGYRDIQARIQTLESHLDSTFIFHGPFSAFERDAIVPIDEDSIADDTELAMKIRKNGGRVVFDPDVKYMEASHSAFRKRRKQKDRRAMGLIRLLSRNRDALFRHGLYGWVVLPFNWCFMVFSPWALAGGIVVLTLALAVAGGPLALAVPALLLTTVALGSTERLGPAQSAYALFDTQMSLWWASVRLLQGEGGPIWEVDAELREQYE from the coding sequence ATGAAGCGTCTCGCTCGGCTCTCCGGCCTGTTTTTCTTCCTGGCCGGGCTGCCGTACGCGCTGTTCCTGTTGCTGTTGGGTCTCGTCCGCCCCGCGGGGTCGCCCGCCGACAAGCGCCCGACCGAACCGACTGTCAGCGTCGTGCTCCCGACGTACAACGAGGAGCGTATCGTCGAGAACAAACTCGAAGATATCCTCTCGCTCGACTATCCGATGGAGAAGGTCGAAGTGGTCGTCGTCGACTCCAGCAACGACGCGACGCCCGAACTCGTCGAGGCGTTCTTCGAGGAACGCGACGCGCCGACGCTGACGCTCATACGCGAGGACGAACGACGCGGACTCGCAATCGCGCTCAACGAGGCGTACGCCGCGGCGTCGAACGAGGTCGTCGTCAAGACCGACTGCGACTCCAAAATCGCGCTCGACGCGCTCCGCGAGGCGGTGGCGAACCTCGCCGATCCCGACGTGCAGGGCGTCACCGGTCGCAACGTCGACGTGCTCGGCGGCAGCGAGGTCGAGGAGGGATACCGAGATATCCAGGCGCGGATTCAAACCCTCGAATCGCATCTCGACTCGACGTTCATCTTCCACGGGCCGTTCTCGGCGTTCGAGCGCGACGCCATCGTCCCCATCGACGAGGACTCCATCGCCGACGACACCGAACTCGCGATGAAGATTCGGAAAAACGGTGGGCGCGTCGTGTTCGACCCCGACGTGAAGTACATGGAGGCGTCGCACTCGGCGTTCCGGAAGCGACGAAAGCAGAAGGACCGCCGGGCGATGGGCTTGATTCGCTTGCTCTCGCGCAACCGCGACGCGCTGTTCCGCCACGGGCTGTACGGCTGGGTCGTCCTCCCGTTCAACTGGTGTTTCATGGTGTTCTCACCGTGGGCGCTGGCCGGCGGCATCGTCGTGCTCACCCTCGCGCTCGCGGTCGCCGGCGGACCGCTTGCGCTCGCCGTCCCGGCGCTTCTTCTGACGACTGTCGCGCTCGGATCGACGGAGCGCCTCGGCCCGGCGCAGTCGGCGTACGCCCTGTTCGACACGCAGATGTCGTTGTGGTGGGCGAGCGTCCGTCTCCTGCAGGGCGAGGGCGGTCCCATCTGGGAAGTCGACGCCGAACTGCGCGAGCAGTACGAGTAG
- the aglJ gene encoding S-layer glycoprotein N-glycosyltransferase AglJ gives MDRADVCVLLPTYDEAETIGEVVDGYRAEGFSDILVIDGHSTDGTRDIARQHGARVETQSGTGKGQAIREAMQYIDAPYVLMADGDGTNPPSDAGAMLEPLDRGYEHVVGNRFADMRSGAMTGLNKLGNRIVNRAFAYIHGEDFVDILSGYRAFTRDSFERLQLTADGFGIETEMSIECAKRDVSTAVVPVTYHPRPDGSDTNLRPFRDGSVIFLELYRRAKTNNPLFYFGSIGTLSTLTGVFLAFYVAYEWFVPPRTSHEVIALGAAAGILFGVQLLIFGVLADMILTFHREQLRRIGELDGEDADASRTKTKPRQKR, from the coding sequence ATGGACCGCGCCGACGTCTGTGTGCTCCTCCCCACGTACGACGAGGCCGAGACCATCGGCGAGGTCGTCGACGGCTACCGCGCGGAGGGGTTCTCCGACATCCTCGTCATCGACGGACACTCCACGGACGGCACGCGCGACATCGCCAGACAGCACGGCGCACGCGTCGAGACTCAGTCGGGGACCGGGAAGGGACAGGCCATCCGCGAGGCGATGCAGTACATCGACGCGCCGTACGTGCTGATGGCCGACGGCGACGGCACGAATCCGCCGAGCGACGCGGGCGCGATGCTCGAACCGCTCGACCGCGGCTACGAACACGTCGTCGGCAACCGCTTCGCCGACATGCGCTCGGGTGCGATGACGGGGCTGAACAAACTCGGCAACCGCATCGTCAACCGCGCGTTCGCCTACATCCACGGCGAGGACTTCGTCGACATCCTCAGCGGCTACCGCGCGTTCACCCGCGACTCCTTCGAGCGGCTCCAGCTCACCGCCGACGGGTTCGGCATCGAGACGGAGATGTCTATCGAGTGCGCGAAGCGCGACGTGTCGACGGCGGTCGTGCCGGTCACCTACCACCCCCGCCCGGACGGGTCGGACACGAACCTCCGGCCGTTCCGCGACGGCAGCGTCATCTTCCTCGAACTCTACCGCCGAGCGAAGACGAACAACCCGCTGTTTTACTTCGGCAGCATCGGCACGCTCTCGACGCTCACCGGTGTTTTCCTGGCGTTTTACGTCGCCTACGAGTGGTTCGTCCCGCCGCGGACCTCTCACGAGGTCATCGCTCTCGGCGCGGCCGCGGGCATCCTCTTCGGCGTCCAACTGCTCATCTTCGGGGTGCTGGCGGACATGATTCTCACCTTCCACCGCGAACAGCTCCGTCGAATCGGCGAACTCGACGGCGAGGACGCCGACGCCTCGCGCACCAAAACGAAGCCGAGACAGAAACGCTAG
- a CDS encoding ribbon-helix-helix domain-containing protein — MTEYTTVSIPKELAERVDDTIEGTSFSSTSDLVRFLLRSIVIQHQRQGQLTEAEFEEIADQLTDLGYLK; from the coding sequence ATGACGGAGTACACGACCGTCTCCATCCCGAAGGAACTCGCCGAACGCGTCGACGACACCATCGAGGGGACGAGTTTCTCCAGCACGAGCGACCTCGTCCGGTTCCTGCTGCGGAGCATCGTCATTCAGCACCAGCGACAGGGCCAACTCACCGAGGCCGAATTCGAGGAGATCGCCGACCAGTTGACCGACCTCGGCTACCTGAAGTAG
- a CDS encoding zinc ribbon domain-containing protein, with the protein MVSLRRLKPLVAGLLGLTITGLGHLYLRRWRRGVAWIILVLVVGQVFVSQATLDFVNASFSQGSLFTPQQTPIPSETLQELLLLSVLATASAVDAYLVGVRKLRDADAEARSASGSRGAGVPDADAARNCPNCGKEFEAGMEFCPWCAERVAVDDADDSGDRDAP; encoded by the coding sequence ATGGTCAGTCTCCGACGGCTGAAACCGCTCGTCGCCGGACTGCTCGGGTTAACCATCACCGGACTCGGGCATCTGTACCTGCGGCGGTGGCGACGCGGGGTCGCGTGGATTATCCTCGTGCTCGTCGTCGGGCAGGTGTTCGTCTCGCAAGCGACGCTCGATTTCGTCAACGCGTCGTTCTCGCAGGGCTCGCTGTTCACGCCGCAACAGACCCCGATTCCGTCGGAGACGCTCCAAGAGCTACTGCTGCTCTCGGTGCTCGCGACGGCCAGCGCCGTCGACGCGTACCTCGTCGGTGTCCGGAAGCTCCGAGACGCCGACGCGGAGGCCAGGTCGGCGTCCGGGTCCCGCGGCGCGGGCGTCCCCGATGCCGACGCGGCGCGGAACTGTCCGAACTGCGGCAAGGAGTTCGAAGCCGGGATGGAGTTCTGCCCGTGGTGTGCCGAGCGGGTCGCCGTCGACGACGCGGACGACTCCGGGGACCGAGACGCACCTTGA
- a CDS encoding TetR/AcrR family transcriptional regulator — MGDTETTDEPTRDAIMEATFRALTKHGYAGLTMQKIADEFDKSKSLLHYHYDTKDELLVALLDYMLAQLDERLALDEESDPLDRLTTLVDMLLFGPDREAHKAFQTTLLELRAQAPYNEAFRDQLATNDAAIHDLFADIVADGVEQGTFREVDPDAVATLVLSALQGARVRWVTLDEDDAPDELRDALFTYLVDELRPEDDA; from the coding sequence ATGGGTGACACCGAGACGACAGACGAACCGACGCGCGACGCCATCATGGAGGCGACGTTCCGTGCGCTGACCAAGCACGGCTACGCCGGGTTGACGATGCAGAAAATCGCCGACGAGTTCGACAAGAGCAAGTCGCTTCTACACTACCACTACGACACGAAGGACGAGCTGCTGGTCGCGCTGCTCGACTACATGCTGGCGCAACTCGACGAGCGCCTCGCACTCGACGAGGAATCGGACCCGCTTGACCGCCTGACGACGCTCGTCGACATGCTGCTGTTCGGCCCCGACCGCGAGGCACACAAGGCGTTTCAGACGACGCTCCTCGAACTCCGTGCACAGGCGCCCTACAACGAGGCGTTCCGCGACCAGTTGGCGACCAACGACGCCGCCATCCACGACCTGTTCGCCGACATCGTCGCCGACGGCGTCGAACAGGGGACGTTCCGCGAGGTCGACCCCGACGCCGTCGCGACGCTCGTGCTCTCGGCGCTGCAGGGCGCGCGCGTCCGTTGGGTGACACTCGACGAGGACGACGCCCCCGACGAACTCCGCGACGCGCTGTTCACCTACCTCGTCGACGAACTCCGGCCCGAAGACGACGCGTAG
- a CDS encoding VOC family protein — protein MLVGLAHLGLEVKYLDRARAFYGDRLGLAPDDAAGDHAVLAYPVGPVDLRIRRPTGVPRGGLHTHFAFSAPGDEYDQWLDRLSNLDPEEVQFGSYRSLYVDDPDDHCVEIGGTDGDEAETKADSLRGVDSGTAPSLTGIFEVVLEVTDLDAAERRYAELGFEVVDRGDERRRVRLRGPADARENSRYRPFDLELWEPQLGLADARGGVHVELGLAVDDPDEAADAFSEFACGSLPADSDNERRLRDPDGHVLTFVPDERAR, from the coding sequence ATGCTGGTCGGACTCGCACATCTCGGGCTGGAAGTGAAGTACCTCGACCGCGCGAGAGCGTTCTACGGCGACCGCCTCGGCCTCGCCCCCGACGACGCCGCCGGCGACCACGCTGTCCTCGCCTACCCCGTCGGCCCCGTCGACCTCAGGATTCGACGGCCGACGGGCGTCCCGCGCGGCGGGCTGCACACCCACTTCGCATTCTCCGCACCCGGCGACGAGTACGACCAGTGGCTCGACCGTCTCTCGAACCTGGACCCCGAGGAGGTGCAGTTCGGCTCCTACCGGTCGCTGTACGTCGACGACCCCGACGACCACTGCGTCGAAATCGGGGGCACCGACGGGGACGAGGCGGAGACGAAGGCGGACTCCCTCCGCGGCGTCGACAGCGGCACCGCTCCCTCGCTCACGGGCATCTTCGAGGTCGTCCTCGAAGTGACCGACCTCGACGCCGCGGAGCGCCGCTACGCCGAACTCGGGTTCGAGGTCGTCGACCGCGGCGACGAACGACGACGCGTCCGCCTGCGGGGACCGGCCGACGCTCGCGAGAACTCGCGGTACCGGCCGTTCGACCTCGAACTGTGGGAACCGCAGTTGGGTCTCGCGGACGCGCGCGGCGGCGTCCACGTGGAACTGGGACTCGCCGTCGACGACCCCGACGAGGCCGCAGACGCGTTCTCGGAGTTCGCCTGCGGGTCGCTCCCGGCCGACAGCGACAACGAACGGCGACTCCGCGACCCGGACGGACACGTGTTGACGTTCGTCCCCGATGAGAGAGCGAGGTAA
- a CDS encoding cupin domain-containing protein, which yields MPEYRKVSVESVSNTPNPTREMKEIDEAVGASEFGFNVVTADPGEQVPWGYHRHPDHEELFYVLSGELRVETQDGEFRVEADEAFFVPRDAPNRAVAAGETPCRLVAVGAPKDADSAIIEEECPACGETTDRTYEAVEDAGRAVYVLSCAGCGVETRRFE from the coding sequence ATGCCCGAGTACCGCAAGGTGTCCGTGGAGTCGGTCTCGAACACGCCGAACCCGACGCGCGAGATGAAGGAGATAGACGAGGCGGTCGGCGCGAGCGAGTTCGGCTTCAACGTCGTCACCGCCGACCCCGGCGAGCAGGTGCCGTGGGGCTACCACCGCCACCCCGACCACGAGGAACTGTTCTACGTGCTCTCGGGCGAACTCCGCGTCGAGACGCAAGACGGCGAGTTCCGGGTCGAAGCCGACGAAGCCTTCTTCGTCCCGCGGGACGCGCCGAACCGCGCCGTCGCCGCAGGCGAGACACCCTGTCGACTCGTCGCCGTCGGCGCGCCGAAAGACGCCGACAGTGCGATCATCGAGGAGGAGTGTCCGGCCTGCGGTGAGACGACCGACCGAACGTACGAGGCGGTCGAAGACGCTGGCCGGGCCGTGTACGTGCTCTCGTGCGCTGGCTGCGGTGTCGAGACCCGGCGCTTCGAGTGA
- a CDS encoding DUF5779 family protein, protein MSDFDLDLRTAESHIENAEIRGDVVLGVLDGSTEPTEWVRNVTEGNVLVLSVHGDLNKLAAGFAREVKDMGGQLMHFRKFLVVTPPGVDIDTDRLR, encoded by the coding sequence ATGAGCGACTTCGACCTCGACCTCCGAACTGCCGAATCACACATCGAGAACGCCGAGATTCGCGGCGACGTCGTTCTCGGCGTGCTCGACGGGTCGACGGAACCGACCGAGTGGGTCCGCAACGTCACGGAGGGGAACGTCCTCGTGCTGTCGGTCCACGGCGACCTGAACAAACTCGCCGCCGGATTCGCCCGCGAAGTGAAAGATATGGGCGGGCAACTGATGCACTTCCGGAAGTTCCTCGTCGTGACGCCGCCGGGCGTCGACATCGACACCGACCGCCTTCGATAA
- a CDS encoding LeuA family protein, giving the protein MSEGQLYTCGPPEHATRCLTTTRRTRRIPRRVEFFDGTLNCESEIETVRLFDTTLRDGEQSPRTSFSYDDKRKIASILDAMGTHVVEAGFPVNSDAEFEAVRDIAAATETTTCGLARVVDGDVEAALDAGVDMVHVFVSTSDVQLQDSMHASREEAVERAVASVERVKEAGVDVMFSPMDATRTDEAFLYEIIEAVTEADVDWINVPDTCGVATPTRFGDLIRSITEHTDARVDVHTHDDFGLAAANALAGFEAGAAQAQVSVNGIGERAGNAAFEEVVMAAESVYGVDTGVDTTRITELSRIVEEKSDIPVPANKPVVGRNAFSHESGIHAAGVIENADTFEPGVMTPEMVGAKREFVLGKHTGAHSVRKRLEDAGYSPTDAEVRKITRRVKDYGADGGRVTMSVLEQFARDAGVEEPEEVRA; this is encoded by the coding sequence CTGTCGGAGGGACAGCTTTATACGTGTGGTCCCCCCGAGCACGCCACACGATGTCTCACAACGACACGGAGGACACGTCGGATACCCCGGCGGGTCGAGTTCTTCGACGGCACACTGAACTGCGAATCTGAGATCGAGACGGTACGACTGTTCGACACCACCCTGCGCGACGGCGAGCAGTCGCCGCGCACCTCGTTCAGCTACGACGACAAGCGAAAGATCGCGTCGATACTCGACGCGATGGGCACCCACGTCGTCGAGGCTGGCTTCCCCGTTAACTCCGACGCGGAGTTCGAGGCGGTCCGCGACATCGCGGCCGCGACGGAGACGACCACCTGTGGCTTGGCCCGCGTCGTCGACGGCGACGTGGAAGCCGCGCTGGACGCCGGTGTCGACATGGTTCACGTGTTCGTCAGCACGAGCGACGTACAGCTACAGGACTCGATGCACGCCTCCCGCGAGGAGGCGGTCGAACGAGCGGTCGCATCGGTCGAACGAGTGAAGGAGGCGGGCGTCGACGTGATGTTCTCGCCGATGGACGCCACCCGGACCGACGAGGCGTTCCTCTACGAGATAATCGAGGCCGTCACCGAGGCGGACGTCGACTGGATAAACGTCCCCGACACGTGCGGGGTCGCGACGCCGACGCGCTTCGGCGACCTCATCAGGTCCATCACGGAGCACACCGACGCGCGCGTCGACGTCCACACCCACGACGACTTCGGCCTCGCCGCCGCCAACGCGCTGGCGGGGTTCGAGGCGGGTGCGGCGCAGGCGCAGGTGTCGGTCAACGGCATCGGCGAGCGCGCCGGCAACGCAGCCTTCGAGGAAGTCGTCATGGCCGCAGAGAGCGTCTACGGCGTCGACACCGGTGTCGACACGACGCGCATCACCGAACTCTCCCGCATCGTCGAGGAGAAATCGGACATCCCGGTTCCCGCGAACAAACCGGTCGTCGGCCGGAACGCCTTCTCGCACGAGAGTGGCATCCACGCAGCGGGCGTCATCGAGAACGCCGACACCTTCGAACCCGGCGTGATGACGCCGGAGATGGTCGGCGCGAAACGCGAGTTCGTGCTGGGTAAACACACCGGCGCGCACTCGGTCCGGAAACGACTGGAGGACGCGGGTTACTCGCCGACGGACGCCGAGGTCCGGAAGATAACCCGCCGCGTCAAAGATTACGGCGCGGACGGCGGCCGCGTCACGATGAGCGTGCTGGAACAGTTCGCTCGCGACGCGGGCGTCGAGGAACCGGAGGAGGTCCGCGCCTGA